The DNA region AGAGGGTCACGGCtccagggcagggccagcCTGTTGCCGTCGAGGTGTGGCGGATGCCGCAACCCGCCGTCGCGAGCTTCCTGGCCACCATTCCTTCGCCCTTGGCGATTGGATccgtcgagctgcaggaCGGCCGCTGGGTCCGTGGATTCGTGTGCGAACCCTGGGGCCTGCAGGGTGCAAAGGACATCACCGCCTTTGGTGGCTGGAGAGCGTACATGGAGCACCACACGCTCTGCAACGGCATCTGCAGGAACGGCTCAGGCCCGTGTCGTCCGGCCCCGTCAAAGTCCATCGCGAGAgtcctcatcgccaacaGGGGCGAGATTGCTGTCCGCATCATTCGGTCGCTGCGCAAGCTCAACATCGAAGCCATCTCCATCTACTCGGATGCCgacgtcgcctcgccgcatGTCCGCGACGCGGACGTGGCCCTACGACTCCAAGGGAACTCGGTGGCCGAGACGTACCTCGACGCCAAACAGGTCCTGCGACTGGCAAAGTCGTcgcaggccgacgccgtaATCCCGGGCTACGGCTTCCTGTCTGAGAATGCCGAGTttgccgccgcggtcgaAGCGGAAGGCCTGGTATGGATAGGGCCCACGCCCAGCCAAATGTCCGACCTGGGGCTCAAGCACCGCGCCAGGGAAATCGCCAACAGGTCGGGCGTCTGCGTAGTGCCCGGCAGCTCGGGCCTGCTGGTCTCCGTCGAGGAGGCTCGTCGCGAGGCGGAGCAGATTGGGTTTCCGTTGATGCTCAAgagcacggcgggcggcggcggcatcggaCTGCGCCAATGCAACGACCTTGACGGTTTCGATGACGCCTTTGATGCCGTGCAGCGACTTGCGTCGGCCAACTTTGGAGATTCCGGCGTCTTCCTCGAGCGATACATTGAGAACGCGCGGCACATAGAGGTCCAGATTctgggcgacggcaaggggagggtcatggccgccggcgagcgcgactGCTCCCTCCAGCGAAGACACCAAAAGATTGTCGAGGAGAGCCCTCCGTTTGGTGTTCCCGCCCACGTCCGCGCCAagatgagggcggcgacggtccgGCTGGCGTCTTCGGTCAGCTACCGCAAcgtcggcaccgtcgagTTCATCTACGACGTGGATTCGCAGgacttcttcttcctcgaggtCAACACCCGCCTGCAGGTCGAGCATCCCGTCACGGAAGCCGTTACGGGGCTGGATCTGGTCGAGCAAATGGTCAACATTGCCAACGGTGACTGCCACGACCTGTttggccgcgacgctgcGAGCGTTGCTGTCGAGGGTGCTTCCATGGAAGTCCGACTGTATGCGGAGAGCCCGCTTCAAAACTTCCGGCCCTGCTCTGGCACCATCAGCAAGCTGCAGTTTCCTCCCGGGCTACGGGTGGACACCTGGGTCGAAGCCGGAACGGAAATCTCTACGCGCTACGATCCCCTCGTAGCCAAGCTCATCGCCACCGGACATGACAGGGCGGACTGCCTGCAGAAGCTGGCGGATGGCCTTGCCCAGACCGAAATCGTCGGCGTCCAGACCAACCTGGAGTACCTCCGCCAGATTGTGTCATGGCCGCTGTTTCGATCCGGAGACTGCACCACAAAGTCTCTGGACTCGTTTCAATTCCGCTCCCCCAACGTCGAGGTGGTGCAAGCGGGGGCCATGACCACGATTCAAGACTTCCCGGGACGGACCGGGTATTGGAACGTTGGCATCCCGCCCTCCGGGCCCATGGACCACCTGTCGTTTCGAGTCGCCAACCGCCTCGTGGGCAATGGGCCagacgccgctgccatcgagTGCACGCTCCAAGGACCGACGCTCAAGTTCCACTGCGACACGGTCGTGGCGGTCACCGGCGGCACGGCTCCCGTCACGCTCGATGGCGGGCACATCCCATCCAACCGAGCGGTCCCAGTCCAGGCAGGGCAAACTCTTGCCATTGGAACGGTAGAGAGCGGTTATCGCATCTACGTTGCGAtagccggcggcctcgacgtcccaAAGGTAATGGGCAGCCGTGCAACATTCGAGGTCGGCAACCTGGGTGGAAAGGACGGCGGAAAGCTGCAGGCCCGCGACTTCATCCCTTTAGGGACCATGACGGCCTCCCACACGAACTCGCACGCAGGGTCCGTCgcccccgccatcccgctCCCGACGCATCCCGGAGCCTGCTGGACCATTGGCGTGGTTCCGGGCCCCCATGGCGCCCCAGACTACTTCACCCAGGAggggctcgccgccttgTTCTCAGGAGAGTGGCGAGTTCACCACAACAGCAACCGTCTGGGCGTCCGCTTGAcgggcccgcggccggcgtgggcgcgTCAGACCGGCGGGGAGGCTGGGCTGCACCCGTCCAACATCCACGATAGCCCATACTCGATCGGCAGCGTCAGCTTcaccggcgacgaggccgtcgtcctcgcctgCGACGGCCCAAGTCTGGGGGGCTTTGTCGTGTTCTGCgtcgtggcgtcggcggagaTGTGGAAGCTGGGCCAAGTCCGTCCCGGGGACGCCATCCGCCTGCAGGCCGTCACTaccgaggcggccgcccagaTGGACGACGCGCTGTCCCGTGCGATTGAAGACTTGAAAGAGTACCCTCGAGTGGAGGACTTTTGTCCTGAGCCGGCGCAGATTGACTACTCTTcagccatcgtcggcaaACTCGACCGCCCTGACGGAAGGGTGGTTGCTCGCCAGGCCGGGGACCGGTCCATGATTGTCGAATTCGGGGAGCGAGAGATTTTCGACATGGCCCAGAGTTTCAACATCCATGCCTTTTGCGAGAaccacgcccagcgccccaTCTGTGGCGTAGAAGAGGTCACCCGCGGCGTGCGGACCGTTCATCTCATCTACcgcgctgggctggcgccGCAAACCATCTTCGACCGGCTATGCCAACACTTGTCGTCTTATCGAGTGCCCCGGCGAGTGCAGTCGCGTACCTTGACTCTGCCGCTCGCCTTTGACGATTCGGTAagcaaggccgccgtggaGCGCTATGCCGCGACGATCCGGTCCGaggcgccatggctgccCAGCAACGTCGAGTTTCTCGAGAAACTCAACGGCCTGGACGACATCTCGCGCCTAATGCAGGACGCGACGTTTcttgtcctcggcctcggcgatgtGTTCCTGGGCTCTCCGTGCGCGGTGCCGCTCGacccccgccaccgcctttTCGGGACAAAGTACAACCCATCTCGGTCGTTTACGCCTCGCCGCTCGGTAGGCATCGGCGGCCAGTACATGTGCATCTACGCGACCGACTCCCCCGGCGGCTACCAGCTCGTGGGCAGAACGGTGGACATTTGGGACGCTGGGGCGGTCTCGGCGGAAAAGAAGTCGCCGAGCTCTTCGTCCGATCCGTGGATGTTTCAACCCTTTGATCGCATCAGGTTCTACCCAATGTTGGAATCGGAGCTCGATGCCACACCCGCGTCGCAGCTTGTCCGCGTGACGGAGGATGAGCTGGATCTGGACGAGTACGAGTCCTGGATGGCGCACCATCAGGACGAAATCAACGCGGTTGCCGCCCAACGAGCAGAGTCCATCTCGAGCGCTCCgttcctcgaggagctgcgccagCCCTATAAGCcaaaggccgtcgccgcaaaCGGCCACGCGGAGGACACCGCATGCAACGGCCTTTCGCTGAGTGCGGGAGCGCACAGAGtcaaggccatgatgcccggGCGCTGCTACAACTTTGCTGTCCGGGACGGCGCCCGGGTCTGCAAAGGAGATGTACTGGTGAGTCACCCCGTTCCCCAGCCCAAGGCGATGCTAGCTAGGCCCATGTGGATATCCATGTCCTGACGCTGACGCTTCCTAGATGTGGATTGAATCAAGTAAAATGGAAATTCAGATTCGCAGCTCGTTTAGCGGGCGCTGCACCGGCGTTCGGGTCAAGGAGGGGAGTCTGGTAGATGCTGGCGAGGTGCTTGTCATGATtgagcccgacggcgacggtccGTCGGGCGTATGAACTGTATTACATGTAGCTAAGATTTAATGAAAGGTAGACGAGAAACGACATGAGATGCAGACGCCTTTCCTCGCGCTGTCTTGACCCAGGTGACGGTACATCTTTCCCAACAAGGTAAACGCAGTCAACAGTCTTTGATACGCCCGCGTTGAATAC from Purpureocillium takamizusanense chromosome 3, complete sequence includes:
- a CDS encoding uncharacterized protein (COG:E~COG:I~COG:J~EggNog:ENOG503NVGW), producing MAPFLEPLRGESGAGHLLPGQTPDPTARLNGETQTPLTIQDWLGVQTKGKALQRLLALVEAERAANDHTRAWISLASPAQLQAQWDRLQARVQQGSEALLHLYGVPFAVKDNIDVAGFPTTGACPAFSSQPAAEDAPVVARLKAAGAVVVGKTNLDQFATGLVGTRSPYGAVPNSFDAARVSGGSSSGSGVVVARGAVPFSLGTDTAGSGRVPAGFNNIVGLKPTRGALSARGVLPACRTLDCVSIFALTAGDAEAVLSIAEGYDSKDAYSRARPSCQGPSSEPRFGMQSSQLKSPSLAICMQPDWHGRTDHSPAYDAALDKARGLGWELTPVDFTALFSLAKLLYEGPWVAERYAAVRNFIERSPEEMDPVVRAIVSKARNFTAADAFACEYKRQDLAREIEAVFQSFDAILVPTTPTFPTLEQLRAEPVLENSLLGTYTNFVNFLDWSAIAIPAGFRADGLPFGITLISNAWQEPQLLRLSQQWMSGAPRRLGATKAHRGAEGGVLAKLPHDSAWTPIAVVGAHLTGFPLNKDLTSRGARFECATATSDTYKLYELPSASGVKKPGLERVTAPGQGQPVAVEVWRMPQPAVASFLATIPSPLAIGSVELQDGRWVRGFVCEPWGLQGAKDITAFGGWRAYMEHHTLCNGICRNGSGPCRPAPSKSIARVLIANRGEIAVRIIRSLRKLNIEAISIYSDADVASPHVRDADVALRLQGNSVAETYLDAKQVLRLAKSSQADAVIPGYGFLSENAEFAAAVEAEGLVWIGPTPSQMSDLGLKHRAREIANRSGVCVVPGSSGLLVSVEEARREAEQIGFPLMLKSTAGGGGIGLRQCNDLDGFDDAFDAVQRLASANFGDSGVFLERYIENARHIEVQILGDGKGRVMAAGERDCSLQRRHQKIVEESPPFGVPAHVRAKMRAATVRLASSVSYRNVGTVEFIYDVDSQDFFFLEVNTRLQVEHPVTEAVTGLDLVEQMVNIANGDCHDLFGRDAASVAVEGASMEVRLYAESPLQNFRPCSGTISKLQFPPGLRVDTWVEAGTEISTRYDPLVAKLIATGHDRADCLQKLADGLAQTEIVGVQTNLEYLRQIVSWPLFRSGDCTTKSLDSFQFRSPNVEVVQAGAMTTIQDFPGRTGYWNVGIPPSGPMDHLSFRVANRLVGNGPDAAAIECTLQGPTLKFHCDTVVAVTGGTAPVTLDGGHIPSNRAVPVQAGQTLAIGTVESGYRIYVAIAGGLDVPKVMGSRATFEVGNLGGKDGGKLQARDFIPLGTMTASHTNSHAGSVAPAIPLPTHPGACWTIGVVPGPHGAPDYFTQEGLAALFSGEWRVHHNSNRLGVRLTGPRPAWARQTGGEAGLHPSNIHDSPYSIGSVSFTGDEAVVLACDGPSLGGFVVFCVVASAEMWKLGQVRPGDAIRLQAVTTEAAAQMDDALSRAIEDLKEYPRVEDFCPEPAQIDYSSAIVGKLDRPDGRVVARQAGDRSMIVEFGEREIFDMAQSFNIHAFCENHAQRPICGVEEVTRGVRTVHLIYRAGLAPQTIFDRLCQHLSSYRVPRRVQSRTLTLPLAFDDSVSKAAVERYAATIRSEAPWLPSNVEFLEKLNGLDDISRLMQDATFLVLGLGDVFLGSPCAVPLDPRHRLFGTKYNPSRSFTPRRSVGIGGQYMCIYATDSPGGYQLVGRTVDIWDAGAVSAEKKSPSSSSDPWMFQPFDRIRFYPMLESELDATPASQLVRVTEDELDLDEYESWMAHHQDEINAVAAQRAESISSAPFLEELRQPYKPKAVAANGHAEDTACNGLSLSAGAHRVKAMMPGRCYNFAVRDGARVCKGDVLVSHPVPQPKAMLARPMWISMS
- a CDS encoding uncharacterized protein (COG:E~COG:I~COG:J~EggNog:ENOG503NVGW), with protein sequence MAPFLEPLRGESGAGHLLPGQTPDPTARLNGETQTPLTIQDWLGVQTKGKALQRLLALVEAERAANDHTRAWISLASPAQLQAQWDRLQARVQQGSEALLHLYGVPFAVKDNIDVAGFPTTGACPAFSSQPAAEDAPVVARLKAAGAVVVGKTNLDQFATGLVGTRSPYGAVPNSFDAARVSGGSSSGSGVVVARGAVPFSLGTDTAGSGRVPAGFNNIVGLKPTRGALSARGVLPACRTLDCVSIFALTAGDAEAVLSIAEGYDSKDAYSRARPSCQGPSSEPRFGMQSSQLKSPSLAICMQPDWHGRTDHSPAYDAALDKARGLGWELTPVDFTALFSLAKLLYEGPWVAERYAAVRNFIERSPEEMDPVVRAIVSKARNFTAADAFACEYKRQDLAREIEAVFQSFDAILVPTTPTFPTLEQLRAEPVLENSLLGTYTNFVNFLDWSAIAIPAGFRADGLPFGITLISNAWQEPQLLRLSQQWMSGAPRRLGATKAHRGAEGGVLAKLPHDSAWTPIAVVGAHLTGFPLNKDLTSRGARFECATATSDTYKLYELPSASGVKKPGLERVTAPGQGQPVAVEVWRMPQPAVASFLATIPSPLAIGSVELQDGRWVRGFVCEPWGLQGAKDITAFGGWRAYMEHHTLCNGICRNGSGPCRPAPSKSIARVLIANRGEIAVRIIRSLRKLNIEAISIYSDADVASPHVRDADVALRLQGNSVAETYLDAKQVLRLAKSSQADAVIPGYGFLSENAEFAAAVEAEGLVWIGPTPSQMSDLGLKHRAREIANRSGVCVVPGSSGLLVSVEEARREAEQIGFPLMLKSTAGGGGIGLRQCNDLDGFDDAFDAVQRLASANFGDSGVFLERYIENARHIEVQILGDGKGRVMAAGERDCSLQRRHQKIVEESPPFGVPAHVRAKMRAATVRLASSVSYRNVGTVEFIYDVDSQDFFFLEVNTRLQVEHPVTEAVTGLDLVEQMVNIANGDCHDLFGRDAASVAVEGASMEVRLYAESPLQNFRPCSGTISKLQFPPGLRVDTWVEAGTEISTRYDPLVAKLIATGHDRADCLQKLADGLAQTEIVGVQTNLEYLRQIVSWPLFRSGDCTTKSLDSFQFRSPNVEVVQAGAMTTIQDFPGRTGYWNVGIPPSGPMDHLSFRVANRLVGNGPDAAAIECTLQGPTLKFHCDTVVAVTGGTAPVTLDGGHIPSNRAVPVQAGQTLAIGTVESGYRIYVAIAGGLDVPKVMGSRATFEVGNLGGKDGGKLQARDFIPLGTMTASHTNSHAGSVAPAIPLPTHPGACWTIGVVPGPHGAPDYFTQEGLAALFSGEWRVHHNSNRLGVRLTGPRPAWARQTGGEAGLHPSNIHDSPYSIGSVSFTGDEAVVLACDGPSLGGFVVFCVVASAEMWKLGQVRPGDAIRLQAVTTEAAAQMDDALSRAIEDLKEYPRVEDFCPEPAQIDYSSAIVGKLDRPDGRVVARQAGDRSMIVEFGEREIFDMAQSFNIHAFCENHAQRPICGVEEVTRGVRTVHLIYRAGLAPQTIFDRLCQHLSSYRVPRRVQSRTLTLPLAFDDSVSKAAVERYAATIRSEAPWLPSNVEFLEKLNGLDDISRLMQDATFLVLGLGDVFLGSPCAVPLDPRHRLFGTKYNPSRSFTPRRSVGIGGQYMCIYATDSPGGYQLVGRTVDIWDAGAVSAEKKSPSSSSDPWMFQPFDRIRFYPMLESELDATPASQLVRVTEDELDLDEYESWMAHHQDEINAVAAQRAESISSAPFLEELRQPYKPKAVAANGHAEDTACNGLSLSAGAHRVKAMMPGRCYNFAVRDGARVCKGDVLMWIESSKMEIQIRSSFSGRCTGVRVKEGSLVDAGEVLVMIEPDGDGPSGV